Within the Kribbella aluminosa genome, the region GCAGGTGCAGGGCCGGCATCGGAAGGCGACGGCCTCGAGTACGCCGGAGCCGATCGACACCGAGATCGTGGTGATCGCGGACGGATCTCGGCGGCTGCGCGACGTACCGGGATTCGTACAGGTCCTGACCGACGGACCCGCGGTCGGGGTGTATGCGGTCTGCCTGGACAAGGACGAGCGGCTGCTGCCGCAGGAGTGCAGCGCGGTGGTCGCGGCCGGCGAGGAGACGCTGACGGTACGTCGGCCCGGGCTGCCCGATCAGCGGGCCGTTCGTGCGGACCTCGTGTCGCCGGAGTGGTGCGAACAGATTGCCCGCGCGCTGGCGCCGGTCCGCGACATCAGCCCGGACCACGACGCGGGCCTGCCGAAGCTGGTGAAGCTGCTCGACGAGCTGGAGCTGGAGCCGCCGACGCCGGAGGCGCTAGTGACGCGCTGGACCCGTCGCCCGGCGAGTACGTCGTTCGTGCTCGGCACCGACTTCGACGGGAAGTTCGTCGTCGATCTGGTGGCCGACGGCCCCCATGGCCTGATCGCCGGTACGACGGGTTCCGGCAAGTCGGAGCTGTTGCAGACGCTGGTGGCGTCGCTGGCGGTCGCGAACCGGCCGGACGAGCTGACGTTCGTACTCGTCGACTACAAGGGCGGCAGCGCGTTCAAGGAATGCGCCGGGCTGCCGCACACGCTCGGCATGGTGACGGACCTGGATGCGCACCTGGTCGAGCGGGTACTGGAGTCGCTGGACGCCGAGCTGCGTCGCCGCGAGCGGATCCTGGCGAACGCCGACGCGAAGGACCTCCCGGACTACCAGGCGAAGCGGGCGGTCGATCCGGAGCTGGCGCGGTTGCCACGGCTGCTGCTGGTGATCGACGAGTTCGCCGCGATGGTGCGGGAGATCCCGGACTTCGTCCCGGGCCTGATCGGGATCGCGCAACGCGGCCGTTCGTTGGGCATCCACCTGATCCTTGCGACCCAGCGACCGGCCGGGGTGGTGACCGCGGACATCCGCGCGAACACGAACCTGCGGATCGCGCTCCGGGTCACCGACCAGTCCGAGAGCCAGGACGTCGTGGACGTCAACGAGGCGGCGTCGATCAGTACGGGGATCCCGGGCCGGGCGCTGATCCGGCGCGGCCCACGGCTGGCCGACCTGTTCCAGACCGCCTGGGTCGGCGCGGAGCGCGTCGACGACGCGGAGCCGGCCGGCCCGGTCGATCCGAAGGGCGTGCAGGTCACCGAGCTGCCGTGGTCCGACCTCGGGCGTGCGGTCGACCGGGACGCCGTACCGGAACCCGAGGACGACGCGGCGAACGGGCTCGCGGCGACGGATCTGCAGGTGCTGGTCGAGGCGATCCGTGCGGCCGCGGGCGAGTTGCCGGACTTCGTCGTACCGCCGAAGCCGTGGCAGCCGGCGCTGGAGCCGCAGATCCTGCTCGAGGCGCTGCCGGAGACCGAGCGCCAGATGTTCGTACCGTACGCACTGGAGGACATCCCGGCGCTGCAGCAGCGGCGGGTGGCCGGGATCGACTTCGAGACGTTCGGGCACCTGTACGTGATCGGAGCGCCGCGGTCCGGAAGGACCCAGGCGCTGCGGACGATGGCCGGGTCGGCGGCGAAGCATCTCAGCGTCGCGGACGTACACATCTACGGCATCGACGCGGCCGGAGGTGGGCTCGCGCCGCTGGAGACGCTGCCGCACTGCGGCGCGATCGTCTCGCGCCACGACATGGAACGGATGGCGCGGCTGCTGCGGAAGCTCAACCAGGAACTGAGCGAACGGCAGGAGCTGGCCGGGAAGCACAACGCGACCGGCCTGAACGAGCTTCGCAAGGTACTGCCGAGGTCGGAGCGTCCGGCGCATGTGCTGGTCTTCATCGACGGCTGGGACGCGCTGTCGGTGCTGCTCGACGACCATGACCACGGCCAGCTGCTGCAGGACGTGATGCGGTTGCTGCGCGAGGGTGGCGGGCTCGGGATCCATCTGATCGCCACGTCCGAGCGCTCGCTGCTCGGTGGCCGGCTGGCCTCGCACAACGACCACAAGCTGCTGCTCCGGCAGGCGGACCGCACGGACTACCAGGCCGCGGGCCTGCGGCTGGCGAAGGTTCCGTCGATGGTGATGCCGGGCCGGGGCTGGCACGTACTGACCGCGACCGAGACGCAGGTCGCCGTACTCGCGGCCGGTGGTGGATCCGAGCAGGTGGACGCGATCAAGGCGATCGCGGCCGGGGCCGTCCAACGAGACGCCAAGGTGCCGGCCGCCCGGCGGCCGTTCAAGGTCGCGGAACTGCCGTCGTCGGTGGAGTTCGCGCAGGCCTTCGAACGGGTACCGGCGACGGACCGGCGGCCGCAGTGGGGCCTGATCGGCCTCGGCGGCGACGAGGGCGGTGCGATCGGCGTCGACCTGGCCGGCGTCGGTTCGTCGTACGCCGTCCTCGGACCGCCCGGCTCCGGCCGCAGCAACGCGCTGTCCTGCCTGGCGGTGTCGCTGCTGGCCGGCGGGTCGTCGTTGATCGTGATCACGCCCCGCGAGTCCCCGCTGCGGATGCTTGCGCGGCACCCGAACGTCGTACTGATGAGCCAGGCGGACCCGGCCGAGGACGTACTGCGGAGCACGCTCGACCAGGTCCCCGGACCGAAGGTGGTCGTGATCGACGACGCGGACCTGGTGATGACGGCGGCCGCGGACAAGGTGCTGAAGGACATCGTGGTGTCCGGCCGTGACCACGGTACGGCGGTGGTCTTCGGCGCCACGACGGACGGCTTCCAGTCCGGCATGAGCGGCTGGGCGTCGGCCGCCCGCCGGGCCCGTCGCGGGTTGTTGCTCGAGGCCCGTTCGCTCTCCGAGGGCGACCTGATCGGTGTCCGGGTCGGCCCGAACATCATCCGCGCCACCCCACGCCCTGGCCGCGCCTGGACCACCGGTCCGGCGTCGCAGCCGCTGGCGGTGCAGGTCCCGCTGACCGTCCTGCTTCCGGCCTGACTTTGAGCACCCACCAACCGTTTCTCCTGCTCCGAAACGGTTGGTGGGCTCTCAAAGAAGCTACTTCGCCTGGTTCAGGCTGTTGCTGATGCCCTGGTCGAACTCCTCGGCGTTCTTCTTGATGCTGTTGAACATGTCCGAGAAGTCCTGGATGCCCTTGACCGCGGCCTTCAGGCTGGTGTCGAAGTTGTTGTACGTGTTCCGGATGACCTCGCTGGACTGCTTGAAGACCATGCCGTCGTCCACCAGGGTGTTCACCCGCGTGCGCAGGTTCTCGATCATCGGGGAGATCTGGTCATGGGCGTTGGTCATCAGGGTGGTGACCTCGACGATCTTGCCGTAGTCGAGGTTGATGCCGTCGTACGCCATCGCTGCGCTCACTTTCTGGTTGGACGAAGCTGGAAATCTGTGCGGGTCAGGCGGACGGGGCGACGTAGCTGTCGTCCTGGGCCGGGGTGTTGGCCGCGACGCTGTCCGGCGTCTCGACCCACTCGGCCGGCGAGCCGTCCGCCTTGTTCGGGCCGCGGGTGAACTCGCTCCAGGTGCCGTCGCTGTTGGTGGTCTTCATCGTGCCGCTGCCGTCGGTCTTCAGCTGGGTGTCGTTGTGCACCGTGCTGCCGTCCGGGTAGTCGGAGTCGGTGATGATGTGGTGCCGGTCGTCGCCGTACGTCGTCACCGAGTGGTACGTCTTGCCGTCGTACGTGACCGTGGTCTCCTCGCGGGTCACGTTGCCCTTGTCGTCGACGTCGAGATGCGTGTGCACGTTGCCGCGGTCGGTGGTGATGGTCTGGTCGAGCGGTGGGTGGTCGCCGGGGTTCGTGGCACTGCAGAAGTCCGGCTGGTCCGCGACCGGTCCGGTGCACTGGTCCTTGTGGGCCTGGTAGTAGTCCCACTGCGACTTGTCCCGGTAGTAGTTCGACAGCGCGAGGTTGCTGTTGGTCGCGTTCATCCCCTGCGAGATCTCGGAGTCGAACTGCAGGAACGCCTCGCCGACCGATCCGAACGAGTTCGCGAGCTCCTTCAGGCCCTTCTCGGCCTTGGTCATCGTGCCTTCGGCGTTGTCGTGCAGGCTGGTGATCGCCGACGCGATCACGCTGCTGCCCAGGACGCTCCCGTCGTCGTACGCCAGCGTGCTGAACAGGCTGTCGTCGAGCGTCGGTTTGATGTTCGACGCGAGTTCTTCCAGGTTCGTCTTGGCGTCGTTGAGCAGGTTGTAGTCCATCTTGAGTCGATCCGGCACAACCCCTCCTCGGCGTCGGTTGGTTTCGTACTGACCACGCCGCAGTACGGCTCCGGGTTCATTTCGATCTGAACCCGGGCGGGTGCTCCGGCGTGGTCAGTACGGAGGCACCGGATCAAGCTGGGAGGGGACGCATGCCACGGCCGAGCGACTGGGACGCCATCGGGCTCGGCGGTGACCCGACGCCCGGCGATCCGGACCAGATCGGTCAGCTGGCCGAGGTACTGCAGAAGCTCGGCGGCAAGGCGCGGGAGATCTTCACCGCGATCGAGTCCGTGATGAACACCAACAACGACAGCGTGTTCGTCGGCCAGACGGCGGACGCGCTGCGCGGCAAGGTGGACAAGCGGTTACGCGGGCACGTCGAGGACGTGGCGAACGCGTTCGAGACCTCGGCGCAGGCGCTCCGGGACTGGCGCGGCGTGGTCGAGGAACAGCAGCGCAAGGCCGACGCGGCGCTGTCCGCCGGCCGCGGGCTGGCCGCGGACGACCCGGACCGCGACACCCAGAAGGGCATCGCCGAGCAGGCCGGCCGGGACCAGTCGGACGCGGCCTCGACGTACGCGGGGAAGATCAACGGGGTCTCGGACATCTCGCTGCCGATCTCCGCGTGCGAGGCGTTCTGGGAGGCGTTCAAGTGGCTGGCGATCATCCTGATCATCCCGGCGCTGATCTTCGGCGGCCCGATCGCGTTGCTCGCGCTCGGCGTCAACCTGGCGCTGTTCATCAAGACGATCGTCGACGTCGCCAACGGTGACGCCACCTTCCTGGACCTGTTCCTGGCCGGCCTCGGGCTGATCGCGCCGACCACCAAGGCGCTGCCGATCTTCAGCATCCTGAAGGGGATCGCGAAGGGCATCGGGGCCGGCGTCAAGGGCATCGTGAACACCTTCAAGACCGTGTTCAGCAAGGACTTCCTGTTCAACGGCCTGATCGCCGGGCTGAAGGCGATGCCGGTGCTGGCCACGATCGCGATCAAGGAGACCGGGCTGTTCGTGGTGTCGAACATCCGGAACTTCGCGATCACCACCGGCAACTTCGTCGGCAACTTCGACAAGCTCGCGGTGAACGCGTTCACCGCCTTCAAGACCGGGATCACCACGTTCCGGCCGGGCGCGATCCTGACCGGCTTCAAGTCGGCGTGGAACGGCGTGGTCGGCTCGAAGTTCGGGCAGTTCGTCAGCGCGCACTTCGGCGGGCTGCAGTGGACCCGGATGATCCTGCCGGTCGCGGCGGACGAGATCCGGGCGTTCAAGGCGCTCGGGATGAGCGACTTCAAGGCGTTCACCCAGGCGCTGAAGGTCGGGCTGGTCGGCCGCGGCGTGTTCGCCCAGCACATCTTCGGGCTGCCCACGGTGAGCGCGATCGGCCGCGGTATCGGGGCGATCCCGATCGAGACCGGCGGCGTCGGGAAGACCAGCTTCCTGCAGCAGCTGGTCAAGCCGGACCTCCGGATCCCCTCGGTGCACATCAACAGCATCGGCCTGGCGACCACGGACGGGTTCAAAGGCGGTCAGGTCTTCACAGCGATCGACGAGCTGCACCTGGCGCCGATGCAGAACATTGGCAGCACCAACATCGGGGTCAGTGTGCACACGCCGACCTCGGTCACCACCGGCGGCGTCCACATCCCGGCCACCGCCGGTACGCCGAGCACCGTCAACGTGCTCACCAACATCCCGTCGCCGCACATCGGCACCCCGTCGGTGAACGGCTCCAACGGCATCAACGGCCTGGTCAACGGGCTGCACGAGGGCCAGATCGGTACGCCGGTGCTCAACGGTGTGAACCACGCCATCCCGACGCCGGTGAACGGGTCCACGATCGGGCACCTGAACGGCACCCATGTCGCGCAGCCGGTGAACGTGAACGTCGGTTCGCTGCACATCGCCTCGCCGGGCTCGACGAGTATCAGCGACCTGGTCGGCTCCGGGCTCCGGAACAACCCGCCGACGATCTCGTCGCACTTCGCGAACACGATCGGCGAAGGCACCTCGCACGGCTTCCAGGCGAACCACATCCGGCTGTCGATCGACGAGATCGTGAACCTGCCGACGCCGTCCGCACACGGCAGCACGCACGCGGTCAGCCCGCCCACCGTGGACCGGGTGAATGCCGCGCTGGACCTGCTCACCGGCGGTCCGGCGAGCCTCAAGGTCGGTACGCAGGGCAACCTGCACGTCGACACCCCGACGGTCGGCGGCATCCAGAACGTCGCCCCGCCGCCCGCGGCTCACGTCCAGCCCGTCGGCGTTCCGAAGTCCGACGTACCGATTCAGACCGCCACGAACGTCAACGGTCACTCCTTCACCCCGGGGAGGACGGAGATCCCGCTGCACGGGTTGCCCGATCATCCCGGGGTCGTGGTGAAGGTGGAGCGGTTCGAGGGCGGCGTCACCCAGTTCAACCTGCACGGCGGCGGGCCGAACGGGCGGCTGGACCCGCTCGGAGGCGGCCACGTCCGGTTCACCGACACCTCGTCCGGCGTCACCACCCGGTTCGACAGCAACGGGATCGTCGTGGACCACGGCGTACGGCTGACCAAGGCCGACGGGATGCCGCGGATCGACGACCGGGTGCTGATCAAGCAGCCGGACGGCCAGTTCCACGTCACCAGCCTGGACGGGAAGGTCGTCCCGGAACACCTCACCGTGCGGCAGCTCGACACCGGCGGCGTGCAGATCCACGGCAAGGACGGCACCAGCTGGCACTACACGGCGAACGGCAAGCTCGAAGGGCAGAACCTCACATCCTCGTGGAACGGCGACGTCGCCGGGAAGGCGGGGGTGTTCCACAAGGTCGACGACCTCGACACGGGGGCACACCTGCTGCCGGGGACCGCGAAGCCGGAGTTCGGTACGACGGTCCCGGTACGGCCGGTGGGGTTGTCGGAGTCGGCGTTCAACCGGCTGGCGACGACCTTCGACGACGCGGGGCTGCGACAGTTCCAGGGCATGGGCGACGTGGTGAGCCGGAGTACGACCGGTGTCGACGGGCTGTCCCGGACGATTCACGTCAGCAAGCCGGGATTCGCCGACGAGCTGACGATCACGGTACTGCGGAACCCGCAGGCGGACTCGGTCCGGGTGATCGGGACCGCGGACGGCGTGAACACGTTCGACAAGACCTGGAGCGGGTCGCAGTTCGCGAACCTGACGGCAGACCAGTTCCACGCGCTTCCGAAACCCGCGCAGTGGGACCTGGCCGCCGGCGTCGGGAAGGGCAAGCAGCTCGATGCCGCCTGGGAGCAGGACCTGGCGGCGAAGGCGGCGGTGTTCCGGGTCGCGGGCGACACCGACGCGATCGTGAACGCGAAGATGGCGGACTTCGGACGGGTGCAGCAGGCGCAGGCGAAGGTCGACGCCGCACTCGAAGACGTCGCTGTGCACGGACTCCGGGGTGACGGGCCGTCGAGCGGGCTGTCGGTCGGCGAGCAGGTACGCCTCGACCTGCGCACCGCCCAGGCGGAGCTGTCGTCGGCCAAGACGGCCTTCGAAACGAAGTACGGCCTGCAGGTCGCCGACCTCCAGTCCCACCTCAACACCCTCACCACCCAGTCCCTCAAA harbors:
- a CDS encoding FtsK/SpoIIIE domain-containing protein, with product MELNLTTVDSRSGSRADRLVRIPRGLSVGGLADGLGKPGTTLFLGRRRLDPADPLARSGVREGGVIGYGGPVDVPDLLQGTPPGHAPIVVELHAVSGPQAGRVWRVGPGSHEIGSDPQCAIRLDGTAVPDRGLWVTVGPAGDAFWHRTEEVAGDVVSRRIGPPEDDAATSAIRVNDPETAHEPVPLVAEDVPVGDVREWPPDEDLAVGSVLLRCSGALEPPAAVRLADDGFTLDYNRPPRLAPHLDDEKVRLPPPPAPPQKRPFPWPVVLAPVVLGLVMVGLFNSYYFLVFTLLSPLMMGMNFFTSRKTNRADHIEARRKYFARKAALEEEISTAVTRERLIRNLTAPDPVRIAQLATRPGTRLWERRRSDPDYLLLRVGTADQPSLKELDDQGREENHRTIRWTIPDAPICIPLRGHGVVGIAGAPLTTRALARWLTIQAAVLHSPQALRIVVLAEADNAQDWDWVRWLPHLRPDKAPAAVLIANDDATTAARIGELVSQVQGRHRKATASSTPEPIDTEIVVIADGSRRLRDVPGFVQVLTDGPAVGVYAVCLDKDERLLPQECSAVVAAGEETLTVRRPGLPDQRAVRADLVSPEWCEQIARALAPVRDISPDHDAGLPKLVKLLDELELEPPTPEALVTRWTRRPASTSFVLGTDFDGKFVVDLVADGPHGLIAGTTGSGKSELLQTLVASLAVANRPDELTFVLVDYKGGSAFKECAGLPHTLGMVTDLDAHLVERVLESLDAELRRRERILANADAKDLPDYQAKRAVDPELARLPRLLLVIDEFAAMVREIPDFVPGLIGIAQRGRSLGIHLILATQRPAGVVTADIRANTNLRIALRVTDQSESQDVVDVNEAASISTGIPGRALIRRGPRLADLFQTAWVGAERVDDAEPAGPVDPKGVQVTELPWSDLGRAVDRDAVPEPEDDAANGLAATDLQVLVEAIRAAAGELPDFVVPPKPWQPALEPQILLEALPETERQMFVPYALEDIPALQQRRVAGIDFETFGHLYVIGAPRSGRTQALRTMAGSAAKHLSVADVHIYGIDAAGGGLAPLETLPHCGAIVSRHDMERMARLLRKLNQELSERQELAGKHNATGLNELRKVLPRSERPAHVLVFIDGWDALSVLLDDHDHGQLLQDVMRLLREGGGLGIHLIATSERSLLGGRLASHNDHKLLLRQADRTDYQAAGLRLAKVPSMVMPGRGWHVLTATETQVAVLAAGGGSEQVDAIKAIAAGAVQRDAKVPAARRPFKVAELPSSVEFAQAFERVPATDRRPQWGLIGLGGDEGGAIGVDLAGVGSSYAVLGPPGSGRSNALSCLAVSLLAGGSSLIVITPRESPLRMLARHPNVVLMSQADPAEDVLRSTLDQVPGPKVVVIDDADLVMTAAADKVLKDIVVSGRDHGTAVVFGATTDGFQSGMSGWASAARRARRGLLLEARSLSEGDLIGVRVGPNIIRATPRPGRAWTTGPASQPLAVQVPLTVLLPA